The genomic region CATCATCTATCCTTCCTGAATTTATATAAATAAACATTGAATTAATTAACGCCACTTCATCCTGAATATTAGACTCTATCGCTCTATCCGCCCTATTTAAAGCTTCCTGCTTATTATCCTGCCAATAATAACCTAAGCCCTGACCACTATAAGATTTACTGTCGGAAGGGGAAATTCTCACTGCTTCATCAAAATTCTGCACAGCCTCAGGGTATTTCTTTTCTTTGAGCAAATTAAACCCTTTCAAACGGTACTCTTTAGCCATAACAGGCCTGACTTCCTTAACAACATGCTGAACAATATTTGCGGAAGGATATTGTTGGCTTAATTCATTAAAATAGACAAGCGCAGAATCTTTATCATTAAGATAATAAAAAGAAATATACCCTGCCTCATAAAGAGCTGTTGCGGCAAGATCGAATTGAGGATATTGAGCGCCAACAGAAGCATACTCATCTCTTGCTTTCTGATAATCACCTTTTTTAAACCAAATGTCAGCTAATTCGTATTTACTATAAATCCCTATCTTTTCACCATAATATTGCTCAATAACTTTTTTGAAATAAATAGCGGCCTTTTCGTATTCTTTATTAGCCTTATAAGCAGAAGCCAAACTAAATAAAGCCTTAGCTGCAGCAGCACTCTTAGGATTAAGGTCAACCACCTGCAAAAATACAACCTGAGCTTGTTCAATATCTCCTGACTCAACAAGCAAAGTTCCTAAATCGCAATATAATTCCTGAAGCTTATCTTTATCTTTTGTTGATTTAATCTTTTCAGTCAACGACCTTGCCTTGCTCTCTAAATCTTTTTGAGGGATATTCGTCACAGGAGCAAATAAACGCGTATTAAAATTATCTAATATAGATAGAATAGCTCCTCGTTCTTTTTCTTTTATGTCAATTACAGACTTTACATAAAATTTAATATCTTTGATTTGATCGTCACTCTTAACATTAGAGATTATATTATTAATCATATCTAATGCGGCCATAGCTTTATTGGAAGTTGCTGTTTTGGAAAGAGCAACCAATAGTGGAGCTTTAAGGAGAGGTTTAATTTTCTCGAGATCCTCTATTGTTTTAGCTTCATTAAGTTTTACTAGGGCGATTTGAAGATTGATTAACGAACGGTCAACTAGGAAGGTATTGTAGATAAAGAAAAATGAAACAACTAAAAGTACTAAAACAATAACTATGATATTTTTTCTAAGAAATAAAAAAAATCCTTGAGGCATAAATTAGGAATATATCGACAGTTTGTAGGTTAAACTTATTCTCCGACCCACACCGGCCCGCTTACTTTGAGGTCCTTACTACCCTGAGAAACGGGTTTATCTTGGGCTTTATCAGGCATAAAAGCAGACGCCTCTTTACCAGCCATATCTTCTGGTTTAGGTAAAGGAGTTTTTCGGCGGGCAAAAGAATAAGCATATAGAGATAAAATAACAATTACTACCAAAATAATAACCAAGAAAAATTTATTTTTCATCTTTCTACTCCTATTAAAAGGATACCATAAAAATACACCTAAGTCAAGAAAACACAAGAAGTTAACCGTATTTCCACACTACAAACCAATGTTTATAAATCAACGGATTTCATTAATTAAAAATGATTCCTAAGAAATATATTATTATTAGGTACCGCATTTCTTTATCCAGATGCTTCCTCCTGGGTTTTTTAAACAAAGTGGCATTTCAGCTTCAAACATTTCTTTAAAAAAATGTTCTAAAAAAGTATTAAAGAAAACTATCTTAAACGAATTGTTGTATTGTAAAAAAGCTCTCAAAATATACCCCTCATTCCAAGCACATCCTCCGTAAATAAGTTCTTTTGGATACTCAAATGGGTAAAATATATCATGAAAATGGATATAAACACCCTTGTTTAAAAGCGGAAGAATATTAAAAAAGAGCTGGTTAACGTCGCTATTAACCTTTGCTACATGCGTTGAATCAATAAACAAGATATCGTTCTCTTGCAGGATTGCGAATTCCGATAATTCACAATCCTCTAATCGTTTAGGTAGAATACGGTATTGCTTTTTATCACTATCTTTCATTAAAGAGATTAGCAAGGATGGGAAAGGCTCTATGAAAGTAACCTTTGTCTCATTGCCTAAAAATACCTCATTTGTATCCATTATTGCGCATGAAGAAAAACCAGACCCTATCTCAATAATGTTCTTTGGTCTGAGTTTTCTCATCATACAATAAAGAAAGATTGCATCCGAATATTGATAAGCAGGGTTTTCAAAATAAAATCTCAATTCATTTGATTTAAATGACTTGAAAGGTAAATCTCTGTAAAAAGGTACAAACTCATTGAATAAAGCAACTTGTTCATCAACATTAAGATCAATTCCCGGTAAAACTTTCGGCATATTCTCCGGCCAAATTTTTTTTTCAGCCTTACGTGCTTCATCTAAAGAAGGGATTGGACTATAAAAATGGCCCGGAAGCACATGAAGATTAAAAATTCTCGGTATGGCATAAATAGTCACAAAGATTTTCTTAATTAAATTATATACTCTATTCATCATCTCTTTTTGTTGGAAAAATTGTTCCATTCGAAAGTTTGTAAGAAATTAAACTCATACTAAAGCATTTTGCTAAAGCCTACAAAAGATTATACAAAATATTCACTTGTAAACATACCTTTTAATCATTAATAGAGAACCTTATTTTTTCAGAATGGTTTGCTTTTTAATTACCTCGCTAAATTTTGAGATTACAGCTCTTAGCAATTTAAATGGATGGAATAAATAATACTTACCTCTATTGCTAAATTTTCTTATTTTATACCTATAGAAATGAAATAATCTTTTATTATAATCCCAATTTAATGTTGCAATGACCGAATAATTTTCACCTTGCAATGACATTAGAATGGTAAAAAGTTCATCTAATCCTATCTTTTTCCCATCCTCGCGATAGATAGATGGATAAATACTTAATACATTGATAATTGCTTTGCAATCTTTTTCTTTATCTTCAAACCAAAATGGGTGTAAAGACAAAAATAATGTTGGCATTTTCTCTTGTAAATACTTTCTCATAGTTGGCAATACTCTAATCTCTCCACCTTCAATATCCATCTTTATAAAATTGCAATCATTAATATTATTTTTCTTTATGAAATCTTCAAATGTCAAAGATTGCACATCCAGAAATATACTACTCTTATTAGTTAATAAACTAGATAAAGCATTCCCAAACTGCGTATTGCTTCCAAGTTTGCTCATTCCAGATCTATCAGCAATACAGCCTTTGTATAACGTAATATTACTAGCTAAGTTTTGATTTAAATCTATATTTTCCTGCAGAATTTTAAAGGCAACTGGATCTGGTTCTATTGCATAACAATGTTTAGCAAGTTGACAGCCATATAGTACTGTTGGGCCAACCCAAGCACCTATATCAATATAGGAATGCTCTTTGTCAAGAAACTCGTCAAAAACTTGGAATATCCCCAATTCCCATAATCCATTATCAAGCAATACCCAGAAATCTTTAAATCCTGGGGCATCGGGATTATCAACAAAGAAAATCTTTTTGTTTTTTTTAATCTTCATAAATAAATTGTATTAAAAAATTAAAATCATTTTTACAAGACTATTTTACTAACTCCGCGACTAACCTTTTCTTTTAACCCTTCACCAAAAAAACAAAATTTATCTTCTCTGGTCTCCCATTTCCCTTTAAAAGTAATCAAAAATGAGAGAAAAATTAAGTAAATATCAAGAAAAAAACTCTTATTTCTAACATAAAAAATATCAAACTTAAACTTTTCTTCCCTGCTTATGTCTCTGGGGGCAAAAATCTGGGCAATACCCGTAAGGCCCGGAATAACCTTAGACCTTTCTTCAAATCCTGGATACTCATATATATTTTTTACGGTTTCCCCCTGTGTTTCTTTTTCACTTGGGCGTAGCGCCCTTGGCCCCACAAAACTCATTTCCCCCCTCAAAATATTGATAAGCTGCGGGAGCTCATCCATAGCTGTTGACCTAAGTATTCTTCCAACAAAAGTTATTCTTTCATCATCTTCCTTAGCTTGTATGGCTCCTGTATTTTTCTCTGCATCTTTAACCATAGACCTAAACTTTATCGCCTTAAAAGTTGTTTTATTTTTACCTGACCTTTCCTGAAAGTAAAAAACAGGTAAACCATTTTCTAGGATTATCAAAAAAGAAATCAACCCCCAAAGAGGCAAAGAAATTACTATACCTGATAAAGAAAGTAAAAAATCAAAAATTCTTTTAATCATAACTCGTAGTTAACCCCAATTCTTTTGGTTTTGGCAAGCTTCCTATTTTCCTTCCTTTCCAAAGACGTACTTCTTAAAACTAGAGAAAGTTTTAAAATTACGTTTGGCTTCTTGGAATGAGAAAATAGACTGCCAAATCTTGTTCAACAGATAAACCGGCCTGGTATAAAATTTCTTTCTCGCCATATTACAAAATTGCATAACTTCCCAAGATTGCAAACCAGGAAGATCAATAACGCTTGCGTGCAAACCTTCTGGTGTGAGCCATTTTCGAAAATCTTTCGTTATAAGACAATTATTATCTACTGCCCATTGGTAAACATATGTTCCAGGATAGGCAATCATAGGAAAGAATTGAGCTGTATCAATAGGCAAAGATAAAGCAAAATTTATTGTTTCCAAAATATCCTCTTTTGTTTCTCCTATATTACCCAACACAAAACATCCGTGAACCAAAAGCCCTACCCGCCTTGCATTCTTTGCAAATAGATAAGAATCCTCTATTTTTATTTTCTTTGATACATTATCTAGAATTCTTTGAGAGCCTGATTCAAAACCAGTAATCAAGAGCCGGCAACCTGCACTTTTCATTTTCTTCATAATTTCCAACGGTAGATCTGCTCTTGCATTTGCCCACCATCTTATCCGCAACTTATTTTTCATTATTAAATCGCATATCTTCTCGCATCTATCTAAATCTGCAGTAAATGTATCATCTTCAAACCCTATCTCTTTAACTTGCGGCAATTCTTTTGTTATATATTCTAATTCTGCAAAAACATTTTCAGGGCTTCTAAGCCTATACTTATGCCCATACATTGTCTGTGGATAAAGACACCACCTGCATTGAAAAGGGCATCCCCTACCTGTAACCATCATTACCATAGGATACCTTCCTGCAGCAAAAAAATATCTATATATATTTAGTTTTTGTTTATATACTTTTGCAACAAAAGGTAAAGAATCCAAATCGTTGATAAATTCACGATTTTTCGTATTAACGAAGTTCATGCCATCCCGATATGAGATACCATCTACCTGATGCCAATCTTTTCCGTCTCTTAAAAATAAAGCGATATCTCTAATGGTATAATCATATTCTTTTCTTGCTATGCCATCTATCAACCGACTCAAAGACAATGTTTCTTCAGGCAAGGCACTTGGATGGGTCCCCACCAAGAAAACAACAACATGAGGCAATGTGTTCTTAATTAGCTCACAAATTCTTACGTCATTATAAATACTAGGAGTTGAAGTGTCACATATAACTAAAGAAGGACTGATATTCTTAATCTTTTGGATAAGAGAAGCTTCGTTATACCCCTCAGCAATAGCGTCTATCATAAATACATCTATGCCTTTTTCCTGCTCTAAAACACCAGCAGCATATGATAAATAAAATGGATAGTAAAGAGTGCCGCTTCTTGTAACTGCAGGGCTTCTCGAAGCCCGTGAATATTTCTTATTTTCAAAAGGAGGATTTAAAAATAGAACTTTCATAAAACCCTTTATCTTAACATCTCAATAATAAAATTCTTATATTCAATTATTTGATTACCAAATTCAAGCTCTTCGCTCACAAGCTTAAAAGCATTATCTTTCATTTTTGCTACTAATGCATCATTTTTTCTGATTTCTAACATAGCGGAAATAAAACCCTTGGTATCTTCGTAATCTACTAACAGAGCATTTTCTTTATCATGAACTTTTTCAGACATTCCATGTACATTTGTTGCAATAACAGGTATGCCTGCAGCAAAAGCCTGTAAAACAACCAATGCATTAGTTTCTACTTTTGAAGGCAACACAAAAACATCCATCCCCCAATATAAACGAAACACGTCTTCACGCCATCCCATAAACTTTACTGAATCTCCAAAAACTGAACTCATCGTTTTTAGCTTAGGATAAAGCTCTCCATCTCCAATAATAACTAGCTTAGCATCAGGCATCACTTGCAATAATTCTCCAAATGCCTTAATAAGCCAACTATGGCCTTTCTCAATAGTAAGCCTCCCTACCGCTCCTAGTACCCATGAATTATCAGTAGCATCCATATCCTTACGCGCAGCAATACGTTCTTGTAAATTTGGACAAGATGGGTACTCTCGATACTTTATGCCATAATGTATTACTTTTAACGGAACATTCGAAACACAACCCAAGCGTCTTAAGATTTCTTCATTCTTTCTACAGTTTGTTATTATAGCTTTACATAGTCGATAATGAATCTTGAACCACCAATATCTAAATATACTGCCTTTATATGGCATTATTACTGGATCTGAAATTAAAGCCAGATCAGCAATTATTGGAATTTTTAAACTTGTAGCCGCATGAATAGCAGTATGGCAGCCATCAGGGCCTGATTGCACTACTATAAGCACATCAGGCTTATTTTTCAATAATGCATCCTTGACTAATCTTATTTGTTTAAAATCAAGGCTTGGAAAGAAAGCCTTAATTATATACTCTCTGTGAGATTTCAATGGCAATTTTTGACATCCCAAAGTTAGCTTGCATATTCTTTCTTTGTATAACCCTAGGTCTAGATATTCAGAACATACGACACCGGTTTTAACTCCCAATTCCTCAACACCTATAGCTCTTTCTAATGCCGCTCTCTCGCAACCTCCAAGCACATTAGATTCAATATAGAAAATCACTCTTAAATTATTATCCATGGGCTCTTTTATTCTCCGATAAAACACGAGCTAAAATTCCAATTAATTTCTCCCCTGCCCTACCTACATCTAAATCTGTTATGCTTTTACAAGCATTTTCACCCATTCGCTTTATTTCAGGACGATTTTCACAAAAATAAACCATAAGCTTGCTCAATCCTTCAATATCATCTTTTTCAAATAAAAAACCGTTGTACCCATCTTGGATTAAATCTAGCATAGAACCTACTTCGCGCGTAGAAATTACAGGGAGACTCGAAGCCATCGCTTCAACTGGAGCTATCCCCCAACCATCGTGACGCGAAGGAAAAACAAAGATATCTGAATTATTATAATATTCTGGAAGCTCATCCCACTGCAAAGAACCTTTGAACTGAACACGATTGAGTAAATCCCTTGGTACCATATTCTCCAGCTCTTTACGCAATAAACCATCACCCAAAATAAGCAACTTAGTATTTTTATAATGCGGTGCAATCCTAAAAAATGCACGCAATAATATATCTATTCCTTTTCTTTCTATAAGTTGTCCTGAATAAATAAAGCATAAGTCTTCGCATTCCCTACTTTGCATTTTACCGCTAAACCTCTTAAGATTTGACGCATAGGGAAAGTTATAAACATTCTTTTCTCCTTTTGAAAACGCCTCAAAGAAAGATTTTGCACGGTTGCCGATAGCTAAAATAGCATTACATTTCTGAACAATTCTAGCAAGCAAATAAGAACGAATCTTTCTTTTAAAATAATTCCTATGAAATAAATGATACTCTTCCCAAAATAGCCAAGGAATATTAAGCTTATTAAAGACGGATGCAGCATGCTGAATGCCTGGGAACATATAAGATCCAACAATAGCAATATCAGGATTAAAATTGAGTATATTTCTTTTTATACCAAAGTTTAGAATAAAATCTGGCAAAAGATATTGAAATGAAATTTGAGGCAATACCTGAAATCCCTGAGGCAATAAAGGTTTATTCCAGTCTCGAGATGGATATCCCCAAGTACAAAAGATAGCATGGACTTCAGCAAGATTATTATCAATTATGCTTTTAAATAATTCCAACTGATATGGAGAAGGCATATTGCTAATAAAAAGTAGTTTCATATATTTAGTTCTTATAAATCTGCTTTTTCTCTAAAAATTGCACTTTTTATCAATAATGCAATCGATCCTAAAGCCTTTCTTTGAAATAATGTAATAATAAAAATATAAACAATTAATCCTAATACTACAGAAATTATAAATCTTAATCCCCAAAAAATCATATCATTTACAACGTAACGAAAAACATGAACCATTATTACCATTATTATTGAAGCAATTAACGGGAGGATCATTTCTTTAAGGATTAAAGTTACTCTAAGCGACAAAGTTGACGCTGTTAAAAAAAGATACGGCAGTAGCATTAAAACAGTTGAAGCTGAAAATGCAATCGCAACTCCCCTCATACCCCATCGCAAACCAATCATAAAACTCAGGCAAATAACAACGGTCCTAATAATTGAGACGCGAAAAACAATACCTGGCTTCCCAATAGAGATAAATACACATTCACATATCCAAATAATCCCCTGGCAAAGAAAACCGATACTCAAGATACGAAATATTGGCACAATTTCCAGCCATTTCAAGCCATAAAACAGATGGATGATATCCATAGCTGATATAAAACAAAGAAAAAATATAGGGAATATCAAAAAACTTATCATTTTAAAGATTTGCAGTGAAGTTTTAGTGAATTTTTCAACCCTATCCTGGAATTTTGATAATAAAGAAACAAAAACTGGGATTAATGACTGAACCGAAACAATAATTGGCAGATACGCCAGAGAAAAAGCACGAGAATATAAACCTAGAGTAAATCTTCCATTCGTCCTACCAAGAAGTATCTTATCAAATTGCTGAGGAATATTTTTTATTAAATTGTACCCTGTAATCTTGCTACCAAATAAAAAAATTTCTTTAAAATTCAAAATATTCGTGGGCAGCAATGGCTTCCAAGTAACAAAAAATAACAATAAAACAGACCTGATTGAATGGTAAACCAACATCCTCCAGGCAATCGCAAAAGGTCCAAAACCGGCTAATGCCATCTTTATAGCAACTAGCCCACCGATAACAAGACTTACAAATTCAATAAAGGCAATTCTAGCAAATCTTAATTGGCGTATAAGAAGTGCGGATGGTTGTATCGACACCCCAAGAGGGATAAAACACAGTCCAAACACTACAGCGATCCTTCCAGCATCTTTGTAATTATAGAAAAGCCCAATTAACGGAGAAATATTAATAATTAAAGAAGCTAGTAATAATCCAAGTATAAGATTAATCCAAAAAAGATTTGACCATTGAGAATGGGTTAAATTCTGCCTGTTTACAGTAAACAGTATCAGTCCCATATCAACAAAAGGTTCAGCGAATAGAGTAAATGCAACAACCATATCTGTTACACCAAAATCTGCAGGTTGAAGAATACGGGCCAAGAAAGCTACAATCACAACAGATATTATTTGCTGAAACAAAGTTGAAGAAATAGAAAAAAAAGCTCCGCGGAGAGATCTTTCTTTCAAGGAATCTGATTCGTTTGTTGAAATTGTATTACACATTATTCAAAACCTTTAGGAAGCTTTACGTTGCTGTCTTTTGCGTGCATATACTTCAATATTATCAAGATAAATACCTGTCAACCTAGCAATAAAATAAGCAATCTTTCCCCAAGTTATTCGCATAATCCTAAGCAAACCCTTACTACCAAGCCCCTCTGGAGTAGTTGTATAAGTTTCTATAATATCAAAAGATTCTTCTGAAAGCATTTTACGGATAGTTACAGGAGAAAAGAAATTTAAATGGATTACGGGAGAATAAACATTCCCTTTACCTTGTCTGAATAATTTCAGGAAAACAGATTTTATTCGATGGAACGTAGCCCCAGGGAAACGCATAGCTAAAACACCATTTTCATTTAATATCATATTCGCCTTCCTAATAAAGTCTCTTGGATTAGAGACGTGCTCAATGACATCCCACATGGTGACAATATCTGCTGACAGCCCTACCGTATTTAAAGACTCAAACCGAGACTCCAGGACCGAGAAATTAAACCGTTCTTCAATATATTTTACATCAACTTTACTTGATTCTACCCCTAAAACTTTATAGCCACATTTATTAGCTATTTCAAGAAAGACTCCTGAACCACACCCCACATCAATAAGAAAAGCGGGCGGAGGGAAAAACTTAAATAAACGATTGATGGCGAGCTGAAAAACTTCATTTTTAGCCGCCGCATAAGAATTTAATTCTTCAAAAACAAGACTATCTCGATTCTCATATGTTAAGTTATCACTTGCGATCCGAGGGTTTGTATAAACCATCCTGCAATGATTGCACCTTACAATGTTAAAAATTATTGGCGAATCAAAACAATAACTATGTTCTTGAAATATAATTCTTGTGTTATCTCGTCCGCACAAAGGACAAGAAACGTATATTAGTTTTGGCTGGATGGAATTCATATAAACTTAACCTTTTTCGAAATCATTCCGTAAACTTGATCCGGATTAACATCTTTCATACATCGAACATGTTTACAATCTACTACGATATTAGGGAACGTGTAAGGATTAAAACAAGGGCTGCACTCTACATTTGACTTTATAATTTCTACATTGCTTTGAAAATGCCTGAAAAGCCCTGGGTCAGTAGGGCCAAAGATAACCAACATTGGAACGTTTAATGAAGATGCGATATGCATAGGCCCACAATCATTAGCAACAACATAATTACATCTTTTAATAATAGCAAGCATTTCCAAAATGGACAATTTTCCAAGGAGATTAAAAGCCCTTCCCCTTACAATGGGGATCTTGTTGCCATATTTCTCCATTTCATGCTCTCCTCCAAAGAAAAAAATCTTGACCATCCCGTTATTCAATAGCTTGTTTGAAAGTTCAA from Candidatus Omnitrophota bacterium harbors:
- a CDS encoding tetratricopeptide repeat protein, which codes for MPQGFFLFLRKNIIVIVLVLLVVSFFFIYNTFLVDRSLINLQIALVKLNEAKTIEDLEKIKPLLKAPLLVALSKTATSNKAMAALDMINNIISNVKSDDQIKDIKFYVKSVIDIKEKERGAILSILDNFNTRLFAPVTNIPQKDLESKARSLTEKIKSTKDKDKLQELYCDLGTLLVESGDIEQAQVVFLQVVDLNPKSAAAAKALFSLASAYKANKEYEKAAIYFKKVIEQYYGEKIGIYSKYELADIWFKKGDYQKARDEYASVGAQYPQFDLAATALYEAGYISFYYLNDKDSALVYFNELSQQYPSANIVQHVVKEVRPVMAKEYRLKGFNLLKEKKYPEAVQNFDEAVRISPSDSKSYSGQGLGYYWQDNKQEALNRADRAIESNIQDEVALINSMFIYINSGRIDDAIRVGEMALSRVLVPKAEFYYNLGYAYLLKGEVDKAIAQFERAIRINSDFIFAYNNLGCAFWAKGQFSLAINKYKEAIGIDDSYVNAHYNLGISYFEIKRIEEAYKEFKIVNELNPTEYKEAANYLKQIVEVLKYQP
- a CDS encoding glycosyltransferase family 4 protein, yielding MDNNLRVIFYIESNVLGGCERAALERAIGVEELGVKTGVVCSEYLDLGLYKERICKLTLGCQKLPLKSHREYIIKAFFPSLDFKQIRLVKDALLKNKPDVLIVVQSGPDGCHTAIHAATSLKIPIIADLALISDPVIMPYKGSIFRYWWFKIHYRLCKAIITNCRKNEEILRRLGCVSNVPLKVIHYGIKYREYPSCPNLQERIAARKDMDATDNSWVLGAVGRLTIEKGHSWLIKAFGELLQVMPDAKLVIIGDGELYPKLKTMSSVFGDSVKFMGWREDVFRLYWGMDVFVLPSKVETNALVVLQAFAAGIPVIATNVHGMSEKVHDKENALLVDYEDTKGFISAMLEIRKNDALVAKMKDNAFKLVSEELEFGNQIIEYKNFIIEMLR
- a CDS encoding radical SAM protein — translated: MKVLFLNPPFENKKYSRASRSPAVTRSGTLYYPFYLSYAAGVLEQEKGIDVFMIDAIAEGYNEASLIQKIKNISPSLVICDTSTPSIYNDVRICELIKNTLPHVVVFLVGTHPSALPEETLSLSRLIDGIARKEYDYTIRDIALFLRDGKDWHQVDGISYRDGMNFVNTKNREFINDLDSLPFVAKVYKQKLNIYRYFFAAGRYPMVMMVTGRGCPFQCRWCLYPQTMYGHKYRLRSPENVFAELEYITKELPQVKEIGFEDDTFTADLDRCEKICDLIMKNKLRIRWWANARADLPLEIMKKMKSAGCRLLITGFESGSQRILDNVSKKIKIEDSYLFAKNARRVGLLVHGCFVLGNIGETKEDILETINFALSLPIDTAQFFPMIAYPGTYVYQWAVDNNCLITKDFRKWLTPEGLHASVIDLPGLQSWEVMQFCNMARKKFYTRPVYLLNKIWQSIFSFQEAKRNFKTFSSFKKYVFGKEGK
- a CDS encoding sugar transferase translates to MIKRIFDFLLSLSGIVISLPLWGLISFLIILENGLPVFYFQERSGKNKTTFKAIKFRSMVKDAEKNTGAIQAKEDDERITFVGRILRSTAMDELPQLINILRGEMSFVGPRALRPSEKETQGETVKNIYEYPGFEERSKVIPGLTGIAQIFAPRDISREEKFKFDIFYVRNKSFFLDIYLIFLSFLITFKGKWETREDKFCFFGEGLKEKVSRGVSKIVL
- a CDS encoding FkbM family methyltransferase, which codes for MKIKKNKKIFFVDNPDAPGFKDFWVLLDNGLWELGIFQVFDEFLDKEHSYIDIGAWVGPTVLYGCQLAKHCYAIEPDPVAFKILQENIDLNQNLASNITLYKGCIADRSGMSKLGSNTQFGNALSSLLTNKSSIFLDVQSLTFEDFIKKNNINDCNFIKMDIEGGEIRVLPTMRKYLQEKMPTLFLSLHPFWFEDKEKDCKAIINVLSIYPSIYREDGKKIGLDELFTILMSLQGENYSVIATLNWDYNKRLFHFYRYKIRKFSNRGKYYLFHPFKLLRAVISKFSEVIKKQTILKK
- a CDS encoding class I SAM-dependent methyltransferase, encoding MMNRVYNLIKKIFVTIYAIPRIFNLHVLPGHFYSPIPSLDEARKAEKKIWPENMPKVLPGIDLNVDEQVALFNEFVPFYRDLPFKSFKSNELRFYFENPAYQYSDAIFLYCMMRKLRPKNIIEIGSGFSSCAIMDTNEVFLGNETKVTFIEPFPSLLISLMKDSDKKQYRILPKRLEDCELSEFAILQENDILFIDSTHVAKVNSDVNQLFFNILPLLNKGVYIHFHDIFYPFEYPKELIYGGCAWNEGYILRAFLQYNNSFKIVFFNTFLEHFFKEMFEAEMPLCLKNPGGSIWIKKCGT
- a CDS encoding glycosyltransferase family 4 protein, whose amino-acid sequence is MKLLFISNMPSPYQLELFKSIIDNNLAEVHAIFCTWGYPSRDWNKPLLPQGFQVLPQISFQYLLPDFILNFGIKRNILNFNPDIAIVGSYMFPGIQHAASVFNKLNIPWLFWEEYHLFHRNYFKRKIRSYLLARIVQKCNAILAIGNRAKSFFEAFSKGEKNVYNFPYASNLKRFSGKMQSRECEDLCFIYSGQLIERKGIDILLRAFFRIAPHYKNTKLLILGDGLLRKELENMVPRDLLNRVQFKGSLQWDELPEYYNNSDIFVFPSRHDGWGIAPVEAMASSLPVISTREVGSMLDLIQDGYNGFLFEKDDIEGLSKLMVYFCENRPEIKRMGENACKSITDLDVGRAGEKLIGILARVLSENKRAHG
- a CDS encoding lipopolysaccharide biosynthesis protein; its protein translation is MCNTISTNESDSLKERSLRGAFFSISSTLFQQIISVVIVAFLARILQPADFGVTDMVVAFTLFAEPFVDMGLILFTVNRQNLTHSQWSNLFWINLILGLLLASLIINISPLIGLFYNYKDAGRIAVVFGLCFIPLGVSIQPSALLIRQLRFARIAFIEFVSLVIGGLVAIKMALAGFGPFAIAWRMLVYHSIRSVLLLFFVTWKPLLPTNILNFKEIFLFGSKITGYNLIKNIPQQFDKILLGRTNGRFTLGLYSRAFSLAYLPIIVSVQSLIPVFVSLLSKFQDRVEKFTKTSLQIFKMISFLIFPIFFLCFISAMDIIHLFYGLKWLEIVPIFRILSIGFLCQGIIWICECVFISIGKPGIVFRVSIIRTVVICLSFMIGLRWGMRGVAIAFSASTVLMLLPYLFLTASTLSLRVTLILKEMILPLIASIIMVIMVHVFRYVVNDMIFWGLRFIISVVLGLIVYIFIITLFQRKALGSIALLIKSAIFREKADL
- a CDS encoding class I SAM-dependent methyltransferase; the encoded protein is MVYTNPRIASDNLTYENRDSLVFEELNSYAAAKNEVFQLAINRLFKFFPPPAFLIDVGCGSGVFLEIANKCGYKVLGVESSKVDVKYIEERFNFSVLESRFESLNTVGLSADIVTMWDVIEHVSNPRDFIRKANMILNENGVLAMRFPGATFHRIKSVFLKLFRQGKGNVYSPVIHLNFFSPVTIRKMLSEESFDIIETYTTTPEGLGSKGLLRIMRITWGKIAYFIARLTGIYLDNIEVYARKRQQRKAS